One genomic segment of Brevibacillus laterosporus LMG 15441 includes these proteins:
- a CDS encoding flavin reductase family protein → MEQQLRNTEDHEPKNQMPVAFLEQMELATDWLHRRGAFLTTKDKEEINTMTIAWGSIGFLFGKPTLTVMVRKSRHTTQLLQASKEFTVSVPFSEDMGEKLFACGTQSGRTVDKISTCQLTLADSQVIDTPVIGDCERYYECKVIVAQEITAPVLSEEIRQEHVIADDPYYCYIGEIVHC, encoded by the coding sequence ATGGAGCAACAGCTAAGGAATACAGAAGATCATGAGCCGAAAAATCAAATGCCCGTGGCTTTTTTAGAGCAAATGGAGCTTGCAACAGACTGGCTGCATCGAAGAGGGGCTTTTCTAACAACCAAGGACAAAGAAGAGATCAACACGATGACAATTGCTTGGGGTAGCATTGGTTTTCTATTCGGAAAACCCACGCTGACCGTGATGGTGCGTAAAAGTAGGCATACCACCCAGCTTTTACAGGCTTCCAAGGAGTTTACGGTTAGTGTTCCTTTTTCAGAGGATATGGGGGAAAAGCTCTTTGCCTGTGGAACACAATCCGGTCGTACGGTGGATAAAATCTCTACATGCCAATTAACCCTTGCAGACTCTCAGGTCATTGATACACCTGTGATCGGCGACTGTGAGCGTTATTATGAATGTAAGGTGATCGTGGCTCAAGAAATTACGGCACCTGTCCTGTCCGAAGAGATTAGGCAGGAGCATGTGATAGCAGATGATCCTTATTATTGTTATATCGGTGAGATCGTTCATTGCTAG
- a CDS encoding FAD-dependent oxidoreductase has protein sequence MRIAVIGCTHAGTAAIVTAAKLYPDAHITVYERNDNISFLSCGIALYVGGVVKDPQGLFYSSPEKLAELGVVTNMRHDVISIDTDQKTLVVRNLNTNEEIIDSYDKLIVTTGSWPIMPNLAGIELDNIVLSKNFNHSNTIIEKAKTAKNVVVVGAGYIGIELVEAFEMNGKQVTLIDSADRILNRYLDEEFTQVTEKELLDHGVTLALGQTVTKFDGMDGKVTKVITTKGEYEADLVILCIGFRPNTGLLAGQVDMLSNGAIIVNEYMQTSKTDVYAAGDSCAIRYNPTGQHTYIPLATNAVRMGTLVAKNLVAPTMAYMGTQGTSGIKIYDYNIASTGVTEGAASDLAINVKTVTIEDSYRPEFMPEHEKVLLKVVFEEASRRILGAQIMSKADLTQSMNTLSVCIQNHMTIDQLAFVDFFFQPHYNKPWNFLNQAGLQAM, from the coding sequence ATGAGAATTGCTGTTATTGGATGCACACATGCCGGAACTGCCGCTATTGTTACTGCTGCTAAGTTATATCCAGATGCTCACATTACCGTTTATGAACGAAATGATAATATCTCCTTTCTTTCTTGCGGTATTGCCTTGTATGTAGGTGGTGTAGTGAAAGACCCGCAAGGCTTGTTCTACTCTTCCCCAGAGAAATTAGCTGAGCTTGGCGTGGTTACCAATATGCGCCACGATGTGATCTCAATAGATACCGATCAAAAAACATTGGTCGTTCGCAATTTAAATACAAATGAAGAGATCATAGATTCCTATGATAAATTAATCGTTACTACTGGTTCTTGGCCAATCATGCCTAACTTAGCAGGAATTGAGCTAGACAATATCGTACTGTCCAAGAATTTTAACCACTCCAATACCATTATTGAAAAGGCAAAAACAGCTAAAAATGTAGTCGTCGTTGGGGCCGGATACATTGGGATTGAATTAGTCGAGGCCTTTGAAATGAATGGCAAGCAGGTGACTCTCATTGATAGTGCTGATCGGATTCTAAACCGTTATCTTGATGAAGAATTTACTCAAGTTACCGAAAAAGAATTACTGGACCATGGTGTTACACTTGCTCTAGGTCAAACTGTTACGAAATTTGATGGCATGGACGGTAAAGTGACAAAGGTCATCACCACAAAAGGCGAATACGAGGCTGACTTGGTGATTCTATGCATTGGCTTTCGTCCCAATACAGGCTTGCTTGCAGGACAAGTCGATATGTTGAGTAACGGAGCCATTATCGTAAATGAATACATGCAAACTAGCAAAACGGATGTGTATGCTGCTGGAGACAGTTGTGCGATTCGCTACAATCCTACCGGGCAACACACCTATATTCCCCTAGCCACTAATGCTGTACGTATGGGTACACTAGTTGCTAAGAATCTAGTAGCCCCTACCATGGCTTATATGGGCACACAAGGAACATCCGGGATTAAAATCTATGATTATAACATCGCTTCTACTGGAGTAACAGAAGGGGCTGCATCAGACTTGGCTATCAATGTGAAAACTGTCACAATCGAAGACAGCTATCGACCAGAATTCATGCCAGAGCATGAAAAGGTCTTACTAAAAGTAGTCTTTGAAGAGGCTTCTCGCCGCATTCTCGGAGCCCAAATCATGTCCAAGGCTGATTTAACGCAATCCATGAATACCTTATCTGTCTGCATCCAAAATCATATGACAATCGACCAGCTTGCCTTTGTCGATTTCTTCTTCCAACCGCATTACAACAAGCCTTGGAACTTCTTAAATCAGGCTGGCTTGCAAGCCATGTAG
- a CDS encoding flavocytochrome c, whose protein sequence is MKKWMSLMMAAFLAVPVLSGCGSATTPGATEGKATTETATPQDESTDIVVIGAGGAGLSAAVEATNAGAKVIVLEKMPMVGGNTTRATGGLNAAGTEAQKKKGIEDSQELFYQDTMKGGYNKNNPELVKILTTQAKDSVVWLESMGADLSDVGRAGGASVSRIHRPTGGAAVGSNVISTLKNKVKEQNIDVRVKNKAVAIIKEQQGKVTGVTAENKDGKAYTINAKVVILATGGFSANQEMVISYKPELKGFATTNHPGALGEGITLGESVGANLVDMAEIQTHPTVVPEKGVMVTEAVRGNGAILINKDGKRFINELLTRDVVSKGILDQKDGVAYLFFDDGLRKGLKAVEEYFNMQLVTEADSVEELAGKIGVDKDAMMKSVKTYNDAVAAKQDKEFKRDDLPLQLNQGKVYAIQVTPAVHHTMGGLQINTNAEVMNKEGQIIKGLYAAGEVTGGVHGGNRLGGNAMADIVTFGRIAGQNAAKAAK, encoded by the coding sequence ATGAAGAAATGGATGTCTCTTATGATGGCTGCATTTTTGGCAGTTCCTGTGCTGTCTGGATGCGGCAGTGCAACGACTCCGGGTGCAACGGAAGGCAAGGCTACAACCGAGACAGCAACTCCTCAGGATGAAAGTACGGATATCGTAGTAATTGGTGCAGGCGGTGCAGGTCTATCGGCCGCGGTAGAAGCCACAAATGCTGGTGCCAAGGTAATCGTACTGGAAAAAATGCCGATGGTCGGAGGTAACACAACTCGCGCTACTGGAGGATTAAATGCAGCGGGAACGGAAGCACAAAAGAAAAAAGGAATTGAAGACAGCCAAGAGCTGTTTTACCAAGATACAATGAAGGGCGGATACAATAAGAATAACCCTGAGCTAGTAAAAATTCTGACTACGCAAGCGAAAGATTCTGTGGTTTGGCTAGAATCAATGGGTGCTGATTTATCTGACGTTGGCCGTGCGGGTGGAGCAAGTGTAAGCCGTATTCATCGTCCGACTGGCGGAGCGGCTGTAGGCTCTAATGTTATATCTACTTTAAAGAATAAAGTAAAAGAACAAAATATTGATGTCCGTGTCAAAAATAAAGCGGTCGCAATTATCAAAGAACAACAGGGCAAAGTTACTGGTGTAACAGCCGAGAATAAAGATGGTAAGGCTTACACGATTAATGCAAAGGTGGTCATTTTAGCTACAGGTGGCTTTTCAGCTAATCAGGAGATGGTTATTTCCTATAAACCAGAGCTAAAAGGCTTTGCGACAACCAACCATCCAGGAGCATTGGGTGAAGGGATTACGTTGGGCGAAAGCGTTGGTGCCAATTTAGTTGATATGGCTGAAATCCAAACCCACCCAACAGTTGTTCCTGAAAAAGGTGTGATGGTAACAGAAGCTGTTCGCGGAAATGGAGCTATTCTAATCAATAAAGACGGGAAACGTTTCATCAACGAGCTATTAACTCGTGACGTAGTGTCTAAAGGTATTTTGGATCAAAAAGATGGTGTTGCTTACCTGTTCTTTGATGACGGATTAAGAAAAGGTCTAAAAGCGGTAGAAGAGTACTTCAACATGCAGCTAGTAACAGAAGCTGATTCTGTCGAAGAGCTGGCTGGTAAAATCGGTGTAGATAAAGACGCTATGATGAAAAGCGTAAAAACATATAATGATGCGGTAGCAGCGAAACAAGATAAGGAATTTAAGCGTGATGACCTACCTCTTCAATTAAACCAAGGAAAGGTTTATGCCATTCAAGTAACTCCTGCGGTTCATCACACTATGGGTGGCCTACAAATCAACACCAATGCAGAAGTCATGAATAAAGAAGGCCAAATCATTAAGGGTCTTTATGCAGCCGGAGAAGTTACAGGTGGCGTACATGGTGGTAACCGCCTAGGTGGTAATGCTATGGCTGATATCGTAACATTTGGTCGCATTGCAGGACAAAATGCAGCAAAGGCCGCGAAGTAA
- a CDS encoding glycerophosphodiester phosphodiesterase: MSYCMAQRGWSGRAPENTMAAIKLALAEPGIQAIEVDVQLSKDEIPVLIHDFTLERTTNGSGLVKDHTFEQLRQWSAGGWFAEEFSDETIPALEELFQAVSQHTCRLNVELKTAGNLYPRLAEKVVELVEAYELHSQVCLTSFDHEIIKKVKELQPSMKTGLIIAGKPVLLREQLEETGATILSMAYPYLTKDFVHIMLEQDYEIFAWTIDGEHEIRRISEWHPHLYICTNYPDRMLSWHAERKESE; the protein is encoded by the coding sequence ATGAGCTATTGCATGGCACAACGAGGCTGGTCAGGGAGGGCACCTGAAAATACGATGGCAGCTATTAAGCTTGCCTTAGCAGAACCGGGTATTCAGGCGATTGAGGTAGATGTACAGCTATCCAAGGATGAGATTCCTGTGCTCATTCATGATTTTACGCTAGAACGCACCACAAACGGATCAGGGCTAGTTAAAGATCATACATTTGAGCAATTGCGTCAGTGGAGTGCAGGAGGCTGGTTTGCTGAGGAATTTTCTGATGAAACCATCCCCGCCTTAGAGGAATTGTTTCAAGCTGTTTCACAGCATACTTGTCGCCTTAATGTAGAGCTAAAGACAGCAGGCAATCTATATCCGCGTCTAGCTGAAAAGGTTGTGGAGCTGGTAGAAGCATATGAGCTTCATTCACAGGTTTGTCTCACCTCTTTTGATCACGAAATCATAAAAAAGGTCAAAGAACTACAACCCTCGATGAAAACGGGGTTAATTATAGCGGGCAAACCAGTGCTGTTACGTGAACAGCTAGAGGAAACAGGAGCAACCATTCTGTCCATGGCCTATCCTTATCTGACAAAAGATTTTGTACACATAATGCTGGAGCAAGACTACGAGATATTTGCTTGGACGATTGATGGTGAACATGAGATAAGGCGAATAAGCGAATGGCATCCCCATCTATATATTTGCACCAATTATCCTGACCGAATGCTTTCTTGGCACGCTGAACGAAAAGAGTCGGAGTAA
- a CDS encoding amino acid permease — protein sequence MGADEKKLRWYNIALMAFVAVWGFGNVVNNYANQGLQVITSWVLIIALYFIPYALMVGQLGSTFKEGKGGVSTWIKETMGPNIAYLAAWTYWAVHIPYLAQKPQAILIALGWTFTGSGKVLDQYSTLVIQLACLVIFLLFVWIASKGISSLKRIGTVAGISVFVMSLLYILLAVTAPALTGVSVATTNMTLSTFIPEFNFAYFTTLSMLVFAVGGAEKIAPYVNFTNNPTREFPRGMLILAIMVAVCALLGSYAMGIMFDANNIPADLKMNGQYYAFQMLGNYYGIGNTFLILYAISNTLAQISALAFSIDAPLKVLLLDADERYIPRKLLKSNDKGVPTNGYILTTVLVGILIIVPALGIRNMNTLFDWLLDLNSVVMPLRYLWVFAAYIAVMKMADKFTSEYQFVKNNKFGLLIGGWCFFFTAFACLMGMFPKVPAFTPQWYFQITLNIATPLVLLGLGLILPSIAKLTNNK from the coding sequence ATGGGAGCGGATGAGAAAAAACTCCGATGGTATAATATTGCGTTAATGGCGTTTGTAGCAGTTTGGGGCTTTGGCAACGTTGTTAATAACTATGCCAACCAAGGATTACAAGTCATTACCTCTTGGGTTTTGATAATTGCCTTATATTTTATTCCTTATGCCTTAATGGTGGGTCAATTAGGTTCTACCTTTAAAGAGGGTAAGGGTGGTGTTAGTACCTGGATTAAAGAAACGATGGGGCCTAATATTGCCTATTTGGCAGCATGGACCTACTGGGCTGTTCACATTCCATATCTAGCACAAAAGCCTCAGGCTATCTTGATTGCACTAGGCTGGACATTTACAGGCAGTGGTAAGGTACTCGACCAATATTCTACGTTGGTCATTCAATTAGCTTGTTTAGTTATCTTTTTACTCTTTGTATGGATTGCTTCTAAAGGTATTTCGTCCTTAAAGCGAATTGGGACCGTTGCCGGTATTTCTGTATTTGTGATGTCCTTGTTGTACATTTTGCTAGCTGTTACGGCACCAGCACTCACAGGTGTAAGTGTTGCAACAACCAATATGACGCTCAGCACATTCATTCCTGAATTTAATTTTGCTTATTTTACTACCTTATCCATGCTGGTCTTTGCGGTAGGCGGGGCAGAGAAGATCGCACCGTATGTCAACTTCACGAATAACCCAACTCGTGAGTTCCCAAGAGGGATGTTGATTCTAGCGATCATGGTTGCTGTCTGTGCGCTCTTAGGCTCGTATGCTATGGGGATTATGTTTGATGCGAATAACATTCCTGCTGACTTAAAAATGAATGGTCAATATTATGCGTTCCAAATGCTAGGTAATTACTATGGAATTGGTAACACGTTCTTAATTTTGTATGCGATTTCTAATACCTTGGCTCAAATTTCAGCATTGGCATTCTCGATTGATGCGCCATTGAAGGTATTATTATTAGATGCTGATGAAAGATACATTCCAAGAAAGCTTTTGAAAAGCAATGACAAGGGCGTCCCTACTAATGGTTATATCCTAACTACGGTGTTAGTAGGTATTCTCATCATCGTACCAGCTCTAGGTATCCGTAATATGAATACATTGTTTGACTGGTTGCTAGACTTAAATTCTGTAGTTATGCCGCTTCGTTACCTATGGGTATTTGCAGCCTATATTGCTGTAATGAAAATGGCTGATAAATTTACGTCTGAATATCAATTTGTGAAAAATAATAAGTTTGGTCTGCTGATTGGTGGATGGTGCTTTTTCTTCACTGCGTTTGCTTGCTTGATGGGGATGTTCCCGAAAGTACCTGCTTTTACACCACAATGGTACTTCCAGATTACTCTTAATATCGCAACACCGCTCGTGCTGTTAGGTTTGGGTCTGATCCTGCCGTCGATTGCTAAACTGACAAATAATAAATAA
- a CDS encoding ABC transporter substrate-binding protein produces the protein MKKWGLSILMCTVGLSGMLAGCTQQQAVGTTEQRTAASQEATASTQPVEIDFWYAVGGHNGEMVQKLVKEFNQTHKDIVVRPSYQGSYYENHTKVLSAVTAGNQPDVTMVEIASIGAFADARVLEDLGPYAAGEEKKYNPGLMGNSYWKEKLYAVPFNRSTPLLYLNRDLLKKEGLDPNGPKTWEELRHFSQKLTKKEGGKTKRYGFSTPIDIWFYEALVFESGGQILSEDGKSLMIHTEAGKAPLEFWMSMLQEGIMKAPPGEKYNAWDVAAQDFLNQQVGMIFTTTGELKGMREKAKFDVGTAFLPANKDFGVPAGGANLVILQKSSEKEKKAAWEFVKWITDTPQTSVWSAETGYMPVTSEAIQSDEMKKVYEQDPNFQVAVKQLEYGKPRPMVPGYKELQEVIMTEIQRVILGQASIDEALSKAVEKGQKLLKK, from the coding sequence GTGAAAAAGTGGGGCTTATCTATTCTAATGTGTACAGTAGGCTTGTCAGGGATGCTAGCGGGATGTACTCAGCAGCAGGCAGTAGGAACTACTGAACAGCGGACAGCAGCAAGTCAGGAAGCAACAGCATCTACCCAGCCTGTTGAGATTGATTTCTGGTATGCAGTAGGCGGTCATAATGGGGAAATGGTTCAAAAGCTTGTAAAGGAATTTAATCAAACGCATAAGGATATTGTGGTGAGGCCCTCTTATCAAGGAAGCTACTACGAGAATCATACTAAGGTGCTGTCCGCGGTCACAGCCGGGAATCAGCCTGATGTTACGATGGTTGAGATTGCTTCCATTGGAGCCTTTGCGGATGCGAGGGTGTTAGAGGACCTAGGGCCGTATGCCGCTGGAGAAGAGAAGAAATACAATCCTGGTCTGATGGGCAACTCCTATTGGAAGGAGAAATTATATGCCGTTCCCTTTAACCGTTCCACTCCTTTGCTATATCTCAATCGCGATTTATTGAAGAAAGAAGGACTTGATCCAAATGGTCCAAAAACCTGGGAGGAATTACGTCATTTTTCTCAAAAGCTCACAAAAAAGGAAGGCGGAAAAACGAAAAGATACGGATTTTCTACGCCCATTGATATTTGGTTCTATGAAGCGCTGGTGTTTGAGAGCGGCGGACAAATTTTAAGCGAGGACGGCAAGAGCTTAATGATTCATACAGAGGCAGGTAAAGCGCCGTTGGAATTTTGGATGAGCATGCTACAAGAAGGGATCATGAAAGCTCCTCCAGGTGAGAAGTACAATGCATGGGATGTAGCCGCGCAGGATTTCTTAAATCAGCAAGTAGGGATGATCTTTACAACCACCGGTGAGCTGAAGGGCATGCGGGAAAAAGCCAAGTTTGATGTAGGAACGGCCTTCCTGCCTGCTAATAAGGATTTCGGAGTACCAGCAGGTGGGGCAAATCTAGTAATTCTACAAAAATCATCTGAAAAAGAAAAGAAGGCGGCGTGGGAGTTCGTGAAGTGGATTACTGATACGCCGCAAACCAGTGTATGGTCAGCGGAAACAGGATACATGCCAGTCACATCAGAGGCAATTCAATCAGATGAGATGAAAAAAGTGTATGAACAGGATCCGAACTTCCAAGTAGCTGTGAAGCAGTTAGAGTATGGTAAGCCGCGCCCAATGGTACCGGGCTATAAAGAGCTACAGGAAGTCATTATGACAGAAATTCAGCGTGTAATTTTAGGTCAGGCTAGTATTGACGAGGCACTATCCAAAGCTGTGGAAAAGGGGCAAAAATTGTTGAAGAAATAG
- a CDS encoding aminopeptidase — protein MQQSIIEISKSVLQSSLGVKAGETLLVVTDDSKKNLAEALYEAGRSLGAQALLMVMQDRTKSGEEPPEAVAIAMTKADVVIGITKHSLTHTHARKNAVAAGARVATMPGITEDMFMAGAIAADYAKVKELTEEVASMLTEAKQVRIDKAGYSLSFSIEQRKGIPSTGVYVNPGESGNLPSGEAYIAPLEGTATGQILVDGSIAGIGKLTEPVLLTIDKGRIVSAEGPSGKQLLELLGDGDGRLLAEFGVGTNDKARITGVVLEDEKVYSTIHVAFGSNNTFGGVISAGVHIDCVVMEPDFYLDEQKVMEQGALLGV, from the coding sequence ATGCAACAATCTATCATTGAAATTAGTAAAAGTGTGCTGCAAAGCTCGTTGGGAGTAAAAGCTGGTGAAACTCTTTTAGTTGTAACGGATGACTCCAAGAAAAACCTAGCGGAGGCTCTCTATGAGGCAGGAAGAAGTCTAGGAGCCCAAGCCTTACTTATGGTTATGCAGGACCGTACCAAATCGGGGGAGGAGCCTCCTGAAGCCGTAGCGATCGCTATGACGAAGGCTGACGTAGTGATTGGGATTACCAAGCATTCGCTCACTCATACGCATGCCCGAAAAAATGCGGTAGCAGCAGGAGCTAGGGTGGCTACGATGCCAGGGATAACAGAGGATATGTTCATGGCAGGCGCTATTGCGGCCGATTATGCAAAAGTAAAAGAACTGACTGAAGAAGTAGCTAGCATGCTGACAGAAGCTAAGCAAGTAAGAATTGACAAAGCGGGTTATTCCCTAAGCTTTTCCATTGAGCAAAGAAAAGGGATTCCCAGTACCGGTGTGTATGTGAATCCCGGAGAATCGGGCAATCTGCCGTCCGGAGAAGCTTATATCGCTCCTTTAGAGGGAACAGCTACCGGGCAAATCCTTGTAGATGGTTCCATTGCTGGGATTGGAAAATTAACAGAACCTGTCTTGCTTACAATTGATAAAGGACGCATTGTCTCTGCAGAAGGCCCAAGCGGAAAACAGCTTTTGGAATTGCTGGGCGATGGAGATGGCCGACTATTAGCCGAGTTTGGAGTAGGGACGAATGATAAAGCTCGTATTACTGGGGTTGTTTTAGAGGATGAAAAGGTATACAGCACAATTCATGTAGCGTTTGGAAGCAACAATACCTTTGGGGGAGTCATCTCAGCAGGTGTACATATTGATTGTGTTGTAATGGAGCCAGACTTCTATTTAGATGAGCAGAAAGTAATGGAACAGGGAGCCTTGCTTGGCGTGTAG